The Armatimonadota bacterium genome contains a region encoding:
- the ftsZ gene encoding cell division protein FtsZ — MEKSLQFDMQAKIKVIGVGGAGGNAVNRMVEEGMSDVEFIAMNTDAQVLEPSQASIKLRIGESCTKGLGAGGDPKVGEVAAKESEKAILELVEDADMVFITAGMGGGTGTGAAPIVAELAKRKGVLTVAVVSKPFGFEGPKRKRIAEEGALRLAEHVDTLIIVPNDKLMEVVDRKATFAEAFNVADDVLRQGVQGISDIITKPGMINVDFADVKSVLKDAGCALMGMGRAQGEQRARLAAEAAANSLLLETSIYNAKKLLVNITSGLDFTLGEAGDAMEYLQQFADAEDAEIFMGHALDESMEGEVMVTLLAAGMSGEPVRIVDRELFPQPEVIETKPQVKSNPNLIDEDELFATAAQPQAKPAQIEELDLDIPSFLRRQRSSE; from the coding sequence ATGGAAAAGAGTCTCCAGTTTGATATGCAAGCCAAAATCAAGGTGATTGGCGTTGGTGGTGCAGGCGGAAATGCAGTTAACCGAATGGTTGAAGAAGGCATGTCCGACGTAGAGTTCATTGCGATGAACACCGACGCTCAGGTCCTGGAGCCGTCGCAAGCCAGTATCAAGCTACGAATTGGAGAATCTTGCACCAAGGGCTTGGGAGCCGGTGGCGATCCGAAGGTGGGCGAAGTGGCCGCCAAGGAAAGCGAAAAGGCAATCCTTGAGCTCGTTGAAGACGCCGACATGGTCTTTATCACCGCAGGAATGGGCGGTGGAACCGGTACCGGCGCCGCACCGATTGTTGCAGAACTTGCCAAGCGGAAGGGTGTTCTGACCGTCGCCGTTGTCAGCAAGCCGTTCGGGTTTGAAGGTCCAAAGCGAAAGCGAATCGCGGAAGAAGGTGCGCTTAGGCTCGCTGAGCATGTCGATACGCTAATCATTGTGCCGAACGATAAGCTCATGGAAGTGGTGGACCGAAAAGCCACTTTTGCTGAAGCGTTCAACGTGGCTGACGATGTGCTTCGACAAGGTGTCCAGGGCATTAGCGACATCATTACCAAGCCTGGAATGATCAACGTCGACTTTGCGGACGTGAAGTCGGTTTTGAAGGATGCCGGTTGCGCGCTGATGGGAATGGGCCGTGCTCAAGGCGAGCAGCGAGCGAGGCTTGCTGCTGAAGCTGCGGCGAATAGCTTGTTGCTCGAAACCAGCATTTACAACGCTAAGAAGTTGCTCGTCAACATCACTTCGGGGCTCGATTTCACGCTGGGTGAGGCTGGCGACGCGATGGAATATCTCCAGCAGTTTGCAGACGCAGAAGATGCAGAAATCTTCATGGGTCACGCTTTGGATGAGTCGATGGAAGGCGAAGTCATGGTCACCTTGTTGGCGGCCGGAATGAGCGGTGAGCCTGTCCGGATCGTCGACCGAGAGTTGTTTCCACAACCCGAAGTGATCGAAACCAAACCGCAAGTCAAATCAAATCCGAATCTGATTGATGAAGACGAGCTGTTCGCGACTGCGGCGCAGCCTCAAGCCAAGCCCGCGCAGATCGAAGAACTGGATCTTGACATCCCAAGCTTCCTGCGCAGACAGCGATCTAGCGAATAA
- a CDS encoding tetratricopeptide repeat protein: MSALDKWFVFGKSALFDQGLRTYEQQLYADAAVSFEQFISEPSCDLSLAKIARLYLAESLAHLAAQAMDEGNFSAARDLYTKALKLQSGFADLWFQLARVHRALTDSDFARECLDRCLDLNPRFASAKVLSAAVSYDQGEFELAMNSLIDAVHDRPSLEDDLYREFVLLHNSGKFEDASAVLTQICESKQDTTQSLIEEAKHLLSNREVEKAATMFSRAVEIVPNYADVRCCFGQCLIELDQLEAAQKQIEAAIEINPNYADAHAALGVIFRRTGKEAEAKASFGKALDINAHHPVASVELARLKR; this comes from the coding sequence ATGAGCGCCCTCGACAAGTGGTTTGTCTTCGGCAAAAGTGCCCTGTTCGATCAGGGTCTTCGCACCTATGAACAGCAGTTGTATGCAGATGCTGCAGTCTCATTCGAGCAGTTTATTTCCGAGCCAAGCTGCGACCTGAGCTTGGCAAAAATCGCCCGTCTCTATCTTGCCGAATCACTCGCGCATCTTGCCGCGCAGGCGATGGACGAAGGAAACTTTTCGGCTGCGCGCGACCTCTACACCAAGGCGCTCAAGCTTCAGTCGGGGTTTGCCGATCTCTGGTTCCAATTGGCTCGGGTCCACCGCGCACTAACAGATTCCGATTTCGCAAGAGAGTGTTTAGATCGGTGCCTTGACCTGAATCCGCGGTTTGCAAGCGCTAAGGTACTGAGTGCGGCGGTGAGCTACGATCAAGGCGAGTTTGAACTCGCGATGAACTCGCTGATCGACGCAGTGCACGATCGACCTTCGCTGGAAGACGACCTCTATCGTGAATTCGTGTTGCTCCACAATTCGGGCAAATTTGAGGACGCCAGCGCCGTTCTCACTCAGATTTGTGAATCAAAACAAGACACAACCCAATCTTTGATCGAAGAAGCTAAGCATTTACTCAGCAATCGCGAAGTGGAAAAGGCTGCGACGATGTTCAGCCGGGCGGTGGAGATCGTCCCCAATTACGCCGATGTCAGGTGCTGCTTCGGCCAATGTTTGATCGAACTGGATCAGTTGGAAGCAGCACAAAAACAGATCGAAGCGGCGATCGAAATCAATCCAAATTATGCAGATGCGCACGCTGCACTCGGTGTGATTTTCCGCCGAACCGGAAAGGAGGCCGAGGCGAAGGCCTCGTTCGGTAAGGCGCTCGACATCAACGCCCATCACCCTGTTGCCAGCGTGGAACTCGCCCGGCTCAAGCGCTGA
- a CDS encoding ribonuclease J, which yields MSRIEIMPLGGAGEIGRNCTLLRQGDDAILIDCGISFPDEEMHGVDVVIPDFSCLHDIKENLRAVILTHAHEDHVGALSFFLRDFPQIPVFATELTHAMIRSKLEERLDIKGLKLNVVQHGQIIPIGALKFEMVRITHSIPDCSCVAIHTSEGVVLFTGDFKLDFTPVDGKLSDLTRLTELGKQGVLCLLSDSTNIDRPGFGPSESTASNGFRAAFANAEGRILITMFASNIHRMQQAMDIAAETGRKVAVAGRRMNQTIDTCIKLGYLNPPKGVRIRLDMVGDYEPHQLVILTTGSQGEPLSALVQMSKGEYTRLKVNEGDTVIYSARPIPGNESAVWKTINRLYRLKATVVFDAIPAVHVSGHAYLEELKMMINLTRPFYLAPVHGEPRHQHHYCDMALKMGHAPHRMFKLLDGHKLIIDETQAWTEETSAGGEVWIDNAGNIINPSVVRDRAELADEGIVVVKVVLGPGGFAPVELAAKGFAGSEKLLDNAAEAVDDALLSIPKEAWREIQLVEEAVEGAAKIIFQRKAQMRPVVVPVVVM from the coding sequence ATGTCAAGAATCGAGATCATGCCTTTGGGCGGCGCCGGCGAAATCGGCCGAAACTGCACACTCCTCCGACAAGGCGATGATGCGATCCTCATAGACTGCGGAATTTCTTTTCCGGATGAAGAAATGCACGGCGTTGATGTCGTGATCCCTGATTTTTCCTGTTTGCACGATATTAAAGAGAATCTTCGAGCGGTGATCCTCACCCACGCTCACGAAGACCACGTCGGCGCTCTTTCATTCTTCCTGCGAGATTTCCCACAAATTCCAGTCTTCGCGACTGAACTCACCCATGCGATGATTCGAAGCAAGCTCGAAGAGCGGCTCGATATCAAGGGTCTCAAATTGAACGTGGTCCAACACGGCCAGATCATTCCTATTGGTGCGCTGAAGTTTGAGATGGTTCGAATCACGCACTCGATCCCGGATTGTAGTTGCGTCGCGATTCACACCAGCGAAGGAGTTGTGCTCTTCACCGGAGACTTCAAGCTCGACTTCACCCCTGTCGACGGCAAACTTTCTGACCTGACACGTCTCACCGAACTTGGCAAGCAGGGTGTCCTTTGCCTTCTGAGCGACTCCACAAACATCGACCGCCCGGGATTTGGTCCAAGCGAATCGACCGCTAGCAACGGATTCCGCGCGGCGTTTGCCAATGCCGAAGGGAGAATTTTGATTACCATGTTCGCGAGCAACATCCACCGAATGCAGCAAGCGATGGATATTGCGGCGGAAACCGGGCGGAAGGTCGCCGTAGCAGGTCGCAGGATGAACCAGACCATCGACACCTGTATCAAACTCGGCTATCTCAATCCTCCAAAAGGCGTCCGTATTCGACTAGACATGGTAGGCGACTACGAACCTCATCAATTGGTGATCCTGACAACTGGGAGCCAAGGCGAGCCGCTTAGTGCCTTGGTGCAGATGTCGAAAGGTGAGTACACCCGGCTGAAGGTCAATGAGGGGGATACGGTGATCTATTCAGCGAGGCCGATTCCAGGCAACGAATCTGCGGTTTGGAAGACGATTAACCGGCTTTACCGCTTGAAGGCAACGGTGGTTTTCGACGCGATTCCAGCGGTTCACGTCAGCGGACATGCCTACCTTGAGGAGCTCAAAATGATGATCAACCTCACGAGACCGTTTTATCTGGCGCCGGTCCACGGAGAACCGCGACACCAGCACCACTACTGCGATATGGCCCTCAAGATGGGGCACGCCCCCCACCGAATGTTCAAACTTCTGGATGGCCACAAGCTGATCATTGATGAGACCCAGGCTTGGACGGAAGAGACTTCGGCTGGCGGAGAAGTCTGGATTGATAACGCGGGCAACATCATCAATCCGAGCGTTGTTAGAGACCGCGCTGAACTCGCAGATGAAGGAATTGTCGTGGTCAAAGTTGTGCTAGGGCCAGGAGGATTCGCCCCGGTTGAACTCGCGGCCAAGGGATTTGCGGGAAGCGAAAAACTCTTGGACAACGCCGCCGAAGCAGT
- a CDS encoding phosphoribosylaminoimidazolesuccinocarboxamide synthase, with protein MNSALLTSNLPSLGAPRRGKVREVYDLGDCLLLVASDRISAFDVILANGIPDKGKVLNQISAFWFEKLGGICPHHMISISDEAIRERVGEGAESCFGRSMLAKKATPLPVEFVARGYLSGSWWKDYRSGMRTIHGVTLPDGLLDGSKLPEPIFTPATKAEEGHDENISFERASDILGSEMAAHLRDITLKLYEAAANHAASAGLILADTKFEFGLVDDQPIWIDEALSPDSSRYWEASGWQPGAAQPSFDKQFVRDYLETLDWDKTPPGPELPADVVAKTREKYLEAFQRITGRDLDL; from the coding sequence GTGAATTCCGCGCTACTCACATCGAATCTACCTTCGCTTGGTGCTCCGAGGCGCGGCAAAGTACGGGAGGTTTATGATCTTGGCGACTGCCTACTTTTGGTCGCCAGTGACCGCATCAGCGCATTTGACGTCATCCTCGCCAATGGCATTCCCGACAAAGGCAAAGTTCTGAATCAGATCAGCGCCTTTTGGTTCGAGAAGCTTGGCGGTATCTGTCCTCACCACATGATTTCAATCTCGGATGAAGCGATCCGAGAGCGAGTCGGCGAAGGTGCGGAATCCTGCTTCGGCCGGTCGATGCTCGCCAAAAAGGCGACACCCCTACCTGTCGAGTTTGTCGCTAGGGGATATTTGTCTGGTTCATGGTGGAAGGACTACCGCTCAGGGATGCGAACGATCCACGGAGTTACATTGCCGGATGGTCTTCTGGACGGATCGAAACTGCCAGAACCGATTTTCACGCCAGCCACCAAGGCCGAAGAAGGGCACGATGAGAACATTAGCTTCGAGCGTGCAAGCGACATTTTGGGTTCTGAAATGGCTGCTCATTTGCGCGATATAACGCTGAAGCTTTATGAGGCCGCGGCGAATCACGCCGCTTCGGCGGGACTCATTTTGGCGGACACGAAGTTCGAATTTGGCTTGGTTGATGACCAACCGATCTGGATTGACGAAGCTCTCTCGCCGGATAGCTCACGATATTGGGAAGCCAGTGGCTGGCAGCCCGGAGCAGCGCAGCCAAGTTTCGACAAGCAGTTTGTGCGTGATTACCTTGAGACGTTAGACTGGGACAAGACTCCTCCAGGGCCGGAGCTCCCGGCCGATGTCGTCGCCAAAACGCGCGAAAAATATCTTGAGGCATTCCAAAGGATCACCGGTCGTGATCTGGATCTATAA
- a CDS encoding polyprenyl synthetase family protein: MSSPSGLNTYADLVQARLEQLLPSDDSKLSQAMRYSCLLPGKRLRPALTIEVCRALCGDASPALDAGCAIEMIHCFSLIHDDLPCIDDDDLRRGAPTCHIKFGEAVALLAGDALFALAFETLTSLETDAERRIEMVRILSQSSRNLVIGETLDILMEGQPASQDSVQKIHALKTGALFVASCQIGALAAGASPEVVAKAGQFGAHLGLAFQIKDDILNENSAPEELGKATGSDRERGKQTYPGAFGNEEAERLLILEVDHSVKLARELAGAGSLLEQLASFAGERKK, encoded by the coding sequence ATGAGTAGCCCTTCGGGACTGAATACCTACGCAGATTTGGTGCAGGCGCGGCTCGAACAGCTACTGCCTTCCGACGATTCAAAACTGTCGCAGGCGATGCGTTACTCATGCCTATTGCCCGGGAAGCGACTCCGCCCCGCGCTCACGATAGAAGTTTGTCGTGCGCTTTGTGGCGACGCGAGCCCCGCTCTCGATGCGGGTTGCGCGATCGAGATGATCCATTGCTTCTCGCTCATTCACGACGATTTGCCGTGTATCGACGACGATGATCTACGGCGTGGAGCTCCGACGTGCCATATCAAGTTCGGAGAAGCGGTCGCGTTACTTGCGGGGGACGCTCTTTTTGCGCTGGCTTTTGAGACATTGACCTCACTTGAGACTGACGCCGAACGCCGCATCGAAATGGTCCGGATATTGTCCCAATCGAGCCGAAACCTGGTGATCGGTGAGACACTTGATATCTTGATGGAAGGTCAACCCGCATCCCAAGACTCAGTGCAAAAAATCCACGCGCTAAAGACGGGAGCGCTTTTCGTTGCAAGCTGTCAGATTGGGGCACTGGCGGCTGGGGCATCGCCGGAAGTTGTCGCAAAAGCGGGTCAGTTTGGAGCACATCTCGGGCTGGCGTTCCAGATAAAAGACGACATTCTCAACGAGAATTCTGCCCCCGAAGAACTTGGGAAGGCCACGGGATCGGACCGAGAGCGCGGCAAGCAAACCTATCCCGGGGCATTTGGTAACGAGGAAGCGGAGCGATTGCTCATTCTGGAAGTTGACCATTCGGTTAAACTGGCCCGTGAATTGGCAGGGGCCGGCTCGCTCTTGGAGCAGCTCGCCAGCTTCGCCGGCGAACGCAAAAAGTAA
- a CDS encoding DUF433 domain-containing protein: MAWPILQLQRMTRYMPDRVEEAMNRLFELDPGLRNDLVIGAVDQEMLSMEQAAEFTCMSVDEIEQRLMEFRTQMAYREVRIESSGTGPAKLVGTGISVWEIVRELRRLGSESAISKSFPSLSKHEITVALRYASEHESEMEEQIRNYEAVVQRRQNEYPYAK, translated from the coding sequence ATGGCTTGGCCAATTTTACAACTCCAGCGCATGACACGGTACATGCCCGACCGCGTCGAAGAAGCGATGAATCGACTTTTCGAACTTGATCCTGGTCTTCGTAACGACCTTGTGATTGGTGCGGTGGATCAAGAAATGCTGTCCATGGAGCAAGCTGCCGAATTCACCTGCATGTCGGTGGATGAAATCGAACAGCGATTGATGGAATTCCGAACCCAAATGGCGTACCGCGAGGTTCGAATCGAATCGTCTGGTACAGGCCCAGCAAAGTTGGTGGGTACTGGAATCTCGGTATGGGAGATTGTCCGCGAATTGAGGCGGCTCGGTAGTGAATCGGCGATCAGCAAGTCGTTCCCTTCGCTTTCCAAACACGAGATCACCGTTGCCTTGCGCTATGCCAGCGAACACGAATCCGAAATGGAAGAGCAAATTCGGAATTACGAAGCGGTGGTCCAGCGACGGCAAAACGAATATCCGTACGCCAAGTAA
- a CDS encoding alpha/beta fold hydrolase: MQVTTEDDVLLRGWWIDHPNPKSVVVLAHGYLMNRAEPIPLAKRLYEEGLACLVFDFRAHGVSGGRLSSVGPHEKNDVLAMVQHARAEYPDKSIWIWGSSMGGAATVLATEAMEVRPDALVLDSPYSSLIRANEGWWRTFAGKFWPFLVPVWMFCWLMTRVDPRKVRIDHELSKMPDIPVLLMIGDCDVIVPLNEARKIADASENCRMELFEGCQHSQARWFHPVEYDERLFRFLKEQNLI, from the coding sequence GTGCAAGTCACCACCGAAGACGACGTTCTCCTTCGAGGATGGTGGATCGATCATCCAAATCCAAAGAGTGTTGTCGTGCTCGCTCATGGGTATCTGATGAACCGCGCTGAGCCGATTCCTTTGGCAAAGAGGTTGTACGAAGAGGGGCTCGCATGTTTGGTCTTTGACTTCCGCGCACATGGAGTGAGCGGAGGACGACTCAGCAGCGTCGGTCCGCACGAGAAGAACGACGTGCTCGCTATGGTGCAACATGCCCGCGCTGAGTATCCAGACAAGTCGATTTGGATTTGGGGCAGCAGTATGGGCGGCGCGGCAACTGTGTTGGCCACCGAAGCTATGGAAGTGCGGCCCGATGCGCTGGTTCTAGATTCGCCTTATTCTTCGCTCATTCGTGCAAATGAAGGTTGGTGGAGAACTTTTGCCGGAAAATTCTGGCCATTTTTGGTCCCGGTTTGGATGTTCTGCTGGCTGATGACCCGCGTTGATCCTCGCAAAGTGCGTATCGACCACGAGCTGTCCAAAATGCCCGATATCCCGGTTCTGCTGATGATCGGCGACTGTGACGTCATCGTTCCTTTGAACGAAGCGAGAAAGATCGCAGACGCGAGCGAAAATTGCCGGATGGAGCTCTTTGAAGGTTGTCAGCACAGTCAAGCGCGGTGGTTCCACCCGGTTGAATATGACGAAAGACTCTTCAGGTTTTTGAAAGAACAAAACTTGATTTAA
- a CDS encoding DUF1015 domain-containing protein, protein MANIRPFNGLRYSADAGDLNHLVAPPYDVISPEEREALAAQSEFNVVGLTLPEQNPDDRSKYVKYARSASRLEKWVETGTLKKEETPAYYRLLQTFALPNGQVVTRQALIATIKVETYDKGVVLPHEQTFPKHKEDRLRVLEATRSHLECIYGLYEDPGRAIFDKIQAAPAAESHSVTTPDGVVHVLEPITDPESCQQISKMFEDRKVWIADGHHRYETACTFRGQQPDSEELIPEDFMMMALSSMEDPGLVLLPTHRMVHKFEGDLKSQLEAPYWILTACPNDQLIEKIEKIGADGTRVFGIALPGEEGLLLTITDFDAVLAQIPGDAGKALKSLDVSILHDVIFAKHLGLTGHDFFGYTRDPDEAVSAVKNGFKASFLMNPPSVHDMKVVALGGEKMPQKSTYYYPKIISGLVIWRLCDYQS, encoded by the coding sequence ATGGCCAATATTCGTCCGTTCAATGGGCTCCGCTATTCAGCGGACGCTGGTGACCTGAACCATTTGGTGGCTCCACCATATGACGTCATCAGCCCCGAAGAACGCGAAGCTCTCGCCGCCCAGTCTGAATTCAATGTAGTTGGGCTCACCCTTCCCGAACAGAACCCTGACGACCGCAGCAAATACGTCAAGTACGCTCGGTCCGCATCTCGGCTCGAAAAATGGGTGGAGACCGGCACGCTCAAGAAAGAAGAAACCCCTGCGTATTACCGGCTCCTTCAAACTTTTGCGCTACCGAACGGCCAAGTCGTAACACGCCAGGCACTCATCGCCACGATCAAAGTGGAAACTTATGATAAAGGTGTGGTCTTGCCGCACGAGCAGACCTTCCCGAAGCACAAGGAAGATCGACTGAGAGTCCTCGAAGCCACGCGATCCCATCTGGAATGCATTTACGGGCTTTATGAAGATCCCGGCCGAGCGATTTTTGACAAGATTCAAGCTGCGCCAGCCGCCGAATCCCATTCAGTAACGACTCCCGACGGTGTTGTCCACGTGCTAGAGCCGATCACTGATCCCGAGAGTTGTCAGCAGATCAGCAAGATGTTCGAAGATCGAAAGGTCTGGATTGCCGACGGTCACCACCGATACGAAACGGCCTGTACTTTCCGGGGCCAGCAACCAGATTCCGAAGAACTCATCCCAGAGGACTTCATGATGATGGCGCTGAGCAGCATGGAGGATCCGGGCTTGGTACTGCTTCCGACCCACCGCATGGTGCATAAATTTGAAGGCGATTTGAAGTCCCAGCTTGAAGCACCCTATTGGATTTTGACGGCCTGCCCGAACGACCAATTGATTGAGAAGATCGAAAAGATTGGCGCAGACGGAACCCGAGTATTCGGGATTGCGCTCCCCGGCGAGGAGGGTCTTTTGCTGACGATCACCGACTTTGACGCGGTTTTGGCCCAGATTCCAGGCGATGCCGGCAAAGCACTAAAGAGTCTCGATGTTTCGATTCTCCACGATGTGATTTTTGCTAAGCACCTCGGACTGACCGGACACGACTTCTTTGGATACACACGTGATCCGGACGAGGCGGTCAGTGCGGTGAAAAACGGCTTCAAGGCTAGCTTCTTGATGAATCCGCCATCAGTCCATGACATGAAAGTTGTGGCTCTCGGAGGCGAGAAGATGCCGCAAAAATCGACTTACTATTATCCAAAGATTATCAGTGGGCTCGTCATTTGGCGACTCTGCGACTACCAATCCTGA
- the mntR gene encoding manganese-binding transcriptional regulator MntR — MNSLDPMTNKYQRTRQDHSRETAEDYVELVAELIEKNGEARAVDLADILGVSPVTVGKTLQRLDREGYVITRRYRSIFLTDKGKELARESMNRHELVLAFLLKIGVPTEIAEIDVEGIEHHVSEETLAAMRRTIERT, encoded by the coding sequence CTGAATTCACTAGACCCCATGACGAACAAGTATCAGCGCACCAGGCAAGACCATAGCCGAGAAACCGCCGAGGACTATGTGGAATTGGTGGCCGAGCTGATCGAAAAGAATGGAGAAGCTCGTGCCGTGGATCTGGCGGACATTCTGGGTGTCAGCCCAGTGACGGTCGGAAAAACACTCCAACGACTTGACCGCGAAGGGTATGTCATCACGCGGCGATACCGCTCGATTTTTCTCACCGACAAAGGCAAGGAGCTTGCGCGAGAATCGATGAATCGGCACGAACTAGTGCTCGCGTTTTTGCTCAAGATTGGCGTGCCCACAGAAATCGCCGAGATTGACGTGGAAGGGATCGAACATCACGTGAGCGAAGAAACACTTGCCGCGATGCGTCGAACCATCGAAAGAACTTAG
- a CDS encoding ASCH domain-containing protein: MFALNFYSELYEEVLRTGRKTATIRLGDKSDKYQTGMIVWITLGPRFGRRQKLYSAIIDRVEVKPISELSPRDIERESPEVRSQDEIITLMSRIYGEFITPAHLCTVIYFSRVDEI, encoded by the coding sequence ATGTTTGCACTCAACTTTTACTCCGAACTCTACGAAGAGGTTTTGCGTACCGGACGAAAAACTGCCACGATTCGGTTGGGCGACAAGTCCGACAAGTATCAGACGGGCATGATTGTCTGGATCACACTCGGTCCACGATTTGGACGCCGACAAAAGCTGTATTCGGCGATTATCGACCGAGTTGAAGTCAAACCGATTAGCGAGTTGAGCCCGAGAGATATCGAACGGGAAAGTCCCGAAGTGCGAAGCCAGGACGAAATCATCACCCTGATGAGCCGAATCTATGGGGAATTTATCACTCCTGCTCATCTCTGCACGGTCATCTATTTCTCTCGCGTAGACGAAATCTAA